The segment TGGAGCTAATATTGAGATGCGAGATTTAGTCGGGGATGATAATATTTTCATATTCGGCATGAATTCAGACCAGGTTCTTGAATTGTATAAAAATGGTGGATACAAGTCAGCTGAATATTATCATCATGATAAACGAATTCATCAAGTTGTCGATCAGTTGAAAAATGGCTTCTTTTCGACAAATATTAATGAATTTGAACCGATTGTTGATTCGTTGCTGACAGAAAATGATCAGTATTTCCTGCTGAAGGATTTCCATTCTTATGCAAGTGTTCAGGAGGCTGTCGATAAAGCTTATCAGGACAAACAAAAATGGCTTGAAAAGTGTGCAGTCAATATTGCAAAAGCTGGTCATTTTTCCAGTGACCGTACGATTAAGGAATATGCAGAGGAAATATGGAATATTAAAGGGTTAGTACATTAAGAAAAACACACAGATGCGATTGTCAGACTTTCGTCAGACAATCGCTTTTTTTATTTTTTGTTACTATCATTATCTGTATAGCTGTCTCTATTTTTGTAAGGAATATCGCCAAATGGAGCATCAACTTCTGAGTCTTCAAGCGTATTTTCATATTCCTTCTCTTTGTCTGTACGATAAATCCCTTTTTCTTGTACGGCTGCATCGTTTGCAGAAAAAGATTCATAGTCCTCTGGGAAGCCGTCATTTGGATTATTATCAGTATATAGGCTATTGTAATCTTTATAATCTCCTCTTAAATCGGAAGGTGTTTCAGAAGTACCATAGTTGGCAACCTCTTGAAAACTATCTTCATAGTCTCGGATTTCTGCATTATCGCTATGTGTAAAAACATTGCCGTGAGCAGGCTCCAATATCTCTTCTTCTACAGGACGGTTTTGTTCATTTTCGCGATCACTGTATTCCTTCAAAGTAGTAGCAGTCGGAATAGCTTCTAATCTTTCATAAGGAATTTCTTTTCCCGAAACCTTACAGACTCCGTAGTTTCCGTCTTTTATTGCTTGAAGCGCAGCATTAATCTTGTCCAATTCGTCTTGGTCATGCTCTTCTAACGCTAGATCTCTTCCGCGTTCGAATAACTCTGTGCCTAAATCAGCAGGATGATTATCGTAGGTCGATAATTCACCGACAGAATCTTGCATAGTTTCTTCTTCTTTGCTATTTAATCTATTAGTCAATTGCTCTTTCTGTTCCTCTAATTGTTTTTGCAATGTGGATATTTGTTCTTTTGTAAGCATTTTAGTCACATCCTTTAAATAGTCGAGTGTAAAAAGCATCTAATGTCCATACTGTACAGTTCCCGCCTATCTCCTACTTAAAACATGGAGTGATAAGTAAAAATACCAATTTCCGTAAACACTAAGAGACATTAGCAGAAATCCAAATTACGAAATAGGGATTAGGACAATATGGGACTAGATCATTGACATAACACGAAATAGAGGTGTATCTTAAAATAAGTTAAATTGAACATTTGTGAGCATATGAACTAAATATTATCGCAGTTCAGTTCAAGATCACGCAATGCGAAAAGATTGCATAGCAGATCTTATAGGGGGATTTACAAGGTAATGAAAGAAAGTAAAGGACTTCTGTTAGAAGGCAGTGAATTAAAGACTTCCACTTCTATTTTAAGAAGTAAAGTGATAAAGCTGGAGCAAAAACAAGATTTTTTAACAATATTTGCCCAGAATGAACAATATAAAGGAAAACGATTTTTTTGGAAAAGTCCTGATGGAGCTTCGGTGTTTGCCGGCATTGGGATTTGTAGAATGCTTCAATCTAATGGAATGGAGCAGATATATGAAGCAGTAGAAAAGGAATGGCAAGAGCTTCTCGAAGGCAGTGAAATTAATAATCCATTCCAGACAGCAGGCGTCGGTCCAATGTTATTTGGCGGCTTCTCCTTTGATCCTAAAAAGACACGAACAAATCTTTGGGATAATTTTAAAGATGCCCATTTTTATTTGCCTGCTATCATGTTCAGTGAAATAGATGGAGAGCAGTACGTTACAGTCAATCAATACGGAAATAGGAACGATTTGGTAGAAGTTATCCAAGCTTGTTTCGAGGAGCTTGAAAAAAGCGGAGATATATCTACAGTTAATACCCATTCTAATAAATTGTTGGACAGTAAAGAAATTAATGGTGACCAGTGGAAAAAGATGGTGACAGAGGTTGTCCAGGACCTAGGACAATCCTTAAAAAAGGTTGTATTGGCAAGAGAAAGCAGATTAGTTTTTGAACAAGATATTAGGACAGAAGCTGTACTAGAGAATTTGCTGAACAGGCAAAAGAATAGCTATGTATTTGCATTAGAATCAGATAAAGATTGTTTTATCGGAGCTTCACCAGAAAGACTTGTCAAAAAAGCAGGAAAACAAGTCTTTTCCGTATGCTTGGCCGGGTCTATTGCTCGGGGAATGAATGAAGAAGACGATGAGTCTTTAGGACAGGAACTATTGAATGATCCGAAAAACAGAGTGGAGCATGATTATGTCGTGCAAATGATAAGATCTGCAATGGAAAAGGTGTGCAGCACATTTGAGATTCCAAATGAGCCGCGTCTTTTGAAAATGAGGGATATTCAGCACTTATTTACTCCAGTTACAGGAAAGTTGAAAAAATCAGCCTCTGTTTTATCTCTAATCGAATTATTGCATCCTACACCTGCATTAGGAGGATACCCACAAGCACTGGCAATAGAAAAAATCCGCGAGGCTGAAATGTTAGACAGAGGTCTTTACGGGGCGCCAATTGGCTGGCTTGATTATCGAGGCAATGGGGAATTTGCTGTGAGCATTCGTTCAGCCCTTATTCAAAAAAACGAAGCCTCATTGTTTGCAGGCTGTGGTGTCGTTAAAGATTCAAATGCTGAAATGGAATTTAAGGAAACGGCAATTAAATTCAAGCCGATGCTTTCTGCGTTAGGAGGTCAATTAGGATGAACCATCAAGAAAACTTAACCGCTTATTTACAATCATTCGTAAATGAGCTAGTTCGAAACGGGATAAAAAATGCTGTTATAAGTCCCGGTTCTCGTTCAACACCGATTGCTTTGTTAATGGCTGAGCATAGTCAAATGAATGTGCATGTTCATGTAGACGAGCGCTCTGCCGCCTTTTTTGCTTTAGGTATGGCCAAGGCACTTAAGGAACCGACGGTGTTAGTGTGCACTTCAGGTACTGCTGCAGCCAATTATTTTCCTGCTATTGTCGAGGCAAAGATTTCGAGAATTCCACTGATTGTCCTGACAGCAGACAGACCCCATGAATTAAGGGATGTAGGTGCACCGCAAGCAATCGACCAGGTAAACCTTTATGGAAACCAGGTGAAATGGTTTATGGAAATGTCTCCGCCTGATGCAGCTCCTGAAATGCTTCGTTACGTGAAAACGGTTAGTTCGAGAGCAGTTGCATCAGCCATGAAGGAACCAAAAGGGCCAGTCCATTTAAATATGCCGTTTCGTGAACCGTTGATTCCGGATTTTGACAATATGGAAAAGTATGAGAACGAAAGCCGCCATGTGGAAAT is part of the Niallia taxi genome and harbors:
- a CDS encoding TraR/DksA C4-type zinc finger protein, with the protein product MLTKEQISTLQKQLEEQKEQLTNRLNSKEEETMQDSVGELSTYDNHPADLGTELFERGRDLALEEHDQDELDKINAALQAIKDGNYGVCKVSGKEIPYERLEAIPTATTLKEYSDRENEQNRPVEEEILEPAHGNVFTHSDNAEIRDYEDSFQEVANYGTSETPSDLRGDYKDYNSLYTDNNPNDGFPEDYESFSANDAAVQEKGIYRTDKEKEYENTLEDSEVDAPFGDIPYKNRDSYTDNDSNKK
- a CDS encoding isochorismate synthase, with translation MKESKGLLLEGSELKTSTSILRSKVIKLEQKQDFLTIFAQNEQYKGKRFFWKSPDGASVFAGIGICRMLQSNGMEQIYEAVEKEWQELLEGSEINNPFQTAGVGPMLFGGFSFDPKKTRTNLWDNFKDAHFYLPAIMFSEIDGEQYVTVNQYGNRNDLVEVIQACFEELEKSGDISTVNTHSNKLLDSKEINGDQWKKMVTEVVQDLGQSLKKVVLARESRLVFEQDIRTEAVLENLLNRQKNSYVFALESDKDCFIGASPERLVKKAGKQVFSVCLAGSIARGMNEEDDESLGQELLNDPKNRVEHDYVVQMIRSAMEKVCSTFEIPNEPRLLKMRDIQHLFTPVTGKLKKSASVLSLIELLHPTPALGGYPQALAIEKIREAEMLDRGLYGAPIGWLDYRGNGEFAVSIRSALIQKNEASLFAGCGVVKDSNAEMEFKETAIKFKPMLSALGGQLG